Sequence from the Hippocampus zosterae strain Florida unplaced genomic scaffold, ASM2543408v3 HiC_scaffold_352, whole genome shotgun sequence genome:
CTCGATCAAACACGACTCACTGGGGACCATAGACCTCTGGCCAGTGCACTGCGTGGAAGGCACGGCAGGGGCAGAGTTTCATCCCTCCCTACCTCCGGCTTAGTATGTGGTCAGCAAAGGGACCAacgccagtgaagaggcctacAGCGGGTTCGGGACAGCTGCCTCTCCGACTGAGCTTGATAGTCTGCTCCGGCAGCATGCGATCGAGCGGGTGGTAGTGGTGGGGCTGGCCTACGACTACTGCGTGGCTGCGACTGCGAGGGACGCGGCCCTGCTGGGCTTCAAGACAGTGATCCTGGAGGACTGCAGCGCAGGAGTGAGTCCCGACCCAGCAAGCACCAGGCAGCAGCTGACGCAGCAAGGAGTCCTACACTCCAGCTGGTCCCACTTCTGTGATTGCTAAACTCTTTGAGTTGCAAATTATCAACGCTACCAGCCTGTGAGCGGCTGGTTTTCGAGCGGGTGCAGGTGCTGGATGTGCTGGTGGATGACCTCCGACTTGCCCAGCACGTAGCTGATCCGCGAGATCCGCGGCAGCGAGGACTCCTTCTCGGGGTGGTCCGACCGGCTGTCCTTGCGAGGGATGCGGCCCTCGCTCTGCCGGCGCCACCTGTCCATGCGGTCGACCCTCTTGGTGATAAGCCTCTTCTTCTCGGCCCTGATTTCCCAGTCGTTTTCAGGAGGCTTGTacctgttcttcttcttcttacagGGAGCGCTGGAATTCACCTTTTGGAGCAGCTTGATGATGTGCCTGGGGTTACGGTCAGTGGTCATCGGCTCCAGTTAGTCCTCGAGGCGGGACCACTAGTCCTTCTTGGCCGGCTGGGAGTGCAGAGGAGTCACACCCGACAGCCGCGAAAACCCGATGCTAATCCGGGGCAGCTGAATTTCGGTGTCCTTCACAAACCTCATCAATAAATACGTCCATATCAAGTTTATAGCGAATCTGCCACTTCAGTGATTATCTTCTTTGCGATGTGCAGGTCCACTCCGACCTCCCTCAGACAGTCCCGCAGATTCACCTAGCTGCACTGCCCCCTGCAAACTGCTAGTCCGCAGGCCTCAACCCAGCCGATGCCCAGGCCCGGCCCTACTTTCCTGTCACCCTAGAACTTGCGCATGACTACATAGGCTGTCTCAGCATCCGCAAGCATGACGTTGTGAGGGACGTTGCGGTCTACCATGACCTCCACTATTTTTTGCAGGAGTTCTGCCATTTGCAGCAGACTCGAACGACAGACAATCACCACAGGCAGGAGGGGGTAGTCCGAGTCTTCGATTAGACTTATTTCGCAGCCCCTCCATTTCAGAGGGTTTTTGCCCTTCTCCCTGATGGATTATATGGGCAGTTTGCCGGGTAAGCCATTCAGTTGGTCGAGAAAGAGCAGATGAAAGTGAAGGTTGTTGACCGAGGCGGCTGCTCCCAGGCTGTTGTAGCCGACCCGCAGCTATCTCTCCTGTTATCTTTCGAGCAGAGTTAGCAAGGCCACCCAGGCGCCCTGAGTTGGTCGCTGTGGCAAGCCTGAGTGTATGAATGGGATGAACAGGCAGTGGAAATTGCAGATGGGGGCGATATTGGCCAGCAGCTTGTGCTGAATGCTCTCCTCATCTGCCGGCTTCAGACCTTAGTCAAAGGTGATAATTTCTTCAGCTGGATTATGTATTTTCTAGAATTTAAAGTTTCCTGGATTAAATTCTTTATAGACGTGGGTCGATTAAATGCGCTTAGAATGCTTTTACTCAGACAGAAAAAGCATAAATAACCCCTCTGCCTGCGTGAGTGTCCGCTTTGTCAGTGGCAAGGACCACTTTTAAATGATGACCTGCTTTAAAGACTTCATTATATTAAAAATTACCGTAAAGGCTCCAGGATCTATGGCAATCCCCTGACCATTTCGCAATAATCCAAAAGAGATTGTTGATTATAAAATGTTTATGGGCCCAAAGGGAACTCAGCCCATGAACTGCGTGCTGGACAGCGAGAAGGGACTAGGCGCAGTCTTTGTGGGCAACATCCTGGCCGCCTCCAACCCGATCCTCCTCAAATAAAACGGAATCAAGTCGGTGCTCACCGTGGCCACCGGCACCGGCCTGCACTACCAGAAGGGGGACTTCAACCACAAAATCATCGACGCATACGACATGCCTTCGTTCAACCTCGGCAGTGAGTTCAAAAACATCACCAAGTTCATCGCGGGTGCCAGGGAGGAGGGCAACGTGCTGGTCCACTGCATGGCGGGAGTCTCGAGGAGCAGCACCTCGGTACTGGCCTACATGCTGGAGTACCTGCATGTGCCCCTGGCGGCTGCGCTCAAGCAGATCCGCGCTCGCAGGCCCATCATCAACCCGAACTACGGGTTCATGCGGCAGCTAGAACGACTGGAGGCAGATCTCCATAAGCGCAGAAGGGAGAAACCTCAGGACAGAGAAAAAGAAGACAAGGCGTAAACCCCGGTGGTGCAGAAACCAGAGCCTGGCTTGGATCAGAAGAAGGTGGTGAAGCCTGCAGGCAAGCCCAGCCAGCAGGGGGACAACAAGCTGTCGCTGGCAGGGATGAACACCATCAAGGACAAGAGGCGGGGGCAGTCCCTGGCGCCCTTCGAGACCAAGACGCTGCAGGTGTGGGGGCAGCAGAAGTCGAATTACCACTTTCGGCGGTGATTGCGAGTTATGATGTTGAGGGTTGGTAGGCCTTCGAAAGGGCAGAATAACCCCCATTAATTCCGATGCCGATCATAATTTTTAAGATAATCGCTTACAGGGCATAATAATATATCAAGGATGGATAGCCACAAGTTCAACCAGCAGCAGATGAAGTTCACCTAGCTCCTCCGAAAACTGCTTGCCCTGGAGTCGCCCCACTTCCACTGGGACGAGGCCGGCCAGACCATCATCGTCCCCAGCATCAGGCTGTTCGAAACCCTCTTCATGCCCTTCCACATGAACCACTGCAACTTCCTGTCCTTCGTGAGGCAGCTCAACATCTACGGGttcaccaaaatggccgacgagGACGTGCCGGGAAAGGTCGGCTTTACTCACGAATTTTTCACAAGAAACTCGGCGACTATTCTGTCCCGGAAAAAGCGGGGGGGGGTCCATGGGAAAGTGCCCGGCCCGCAGCCTGGCCAAAATGCAAAACGCACTAAAAAGGGCAGTAAATAATTTCGGATGCCTTCAGGAAGAGATCGAGCAGGCCGAGGAGCGGCTCAACGAGGGCCACTAGCTGATGAGCAGCCTACTGGCGGACGACTAGTCCGAGTCCAGGTCCCTGAAGGACATGTCTTCCTAGATCACCGGATTTTTCATGGACCGGTGTTTATGAATAGGATCGATATCTCTATAAATGTAAAAAGACCTCTGCTTTTAAGAAGCCTGCAAGAAGTTCTAGTTTGCCAAGGAGAACGGCTACCTGCCTCCCAAGGTCGAGGCCAAGCTGCAGTTCCTCCTCAACGAACTCAGCCcgcctctctccctctccgaGGAGTGCTGCCTCCTCGACCCCGACTAGCTGGAAACCCTGAAAACGCTGCCCAAGGAGGgccaaaaaacaattttcatgaGCATCTGCGGCAATTTCAGCCTTAATAAAAAGGTCCTCCTGCTGGCCAAGAAGGATGGCCTTATCCATGGCTGGAAACCGTGTGCCATCGAACTCACTTCCGCTGGGGTAAGGCTTATTGTGGCAGGCAAAAAGTGGGAGTTTAAAAAGCAGGAGCTGCTGCCATTCTCGTAACTCGTTCGCAAGAAGGACAAATGGCAATTCTGCCTCTCTGGCGAGAGGAAATTCATTATCGGCTGCGCCAGCGAGATGATCGCTGTTAACTGGCGCTAGAAAATCCTGCTGCATCTTGAAAAATAGGAGCTCAAGACCGAAAACAGACATTCATTACTAGTGGAGGACGACGAAGGCGCTGACTCCGACGACTCCTGTCTCGAGTAAGAAATGACAGACAAAAGTATTGACAAGGACATTGAGGATGTCTTCGGCGACGATGAGTTCTCCATCCTCGAGGTGAAGGACAGGATGAGGATCCTGCAACACCAGCATCGGCGCAGCCTGTTCAAGGGGACCATCATAATCGATGAGGTGGACATTCTGCGGATTATGGACCTGCTGCAACAGGCGCACCACTGGAACGCCTGCGTCGAGCACTCCTCCATCATTTCCAAGGTCGAGGAACACACGTTCACCATGACCGAGAGGCACAAGCCGGTCGGGTTTCTGTCCTTCGGCCGGGAATTTATCTTTATGAGGCGGGCCGTGAACAGGGAAAGCATTCTGTACCTGATCGACAAGGACATCGAGGGGGAGGGCGTACCGAGCCAATCGTCTTTTGTGCGGGGCAAGATTGAGAGACGAGTCTTTGCTGTGCTGAGGCACCCTAACTCGCAGCAGAGTCTGGTCATCCAGCTGCTTGAAATGCGGCACTGTGGCTACTACAGCCAAGCGGCCAACATCGAGCGCTCTCGGGAGCTCATCCGAGAAATGGGCAACTTGAACATCAGTTACGAGTCACGTTCCTTCTTAGAAAAGCACCCCTCGAAAAGTATCTTCGCAGGACTACTGGCTGTCAAAATCAAGCCTTTCGCCAGGCCCAGGCGGAACAAGCACACAAAGTCTGGGTCAGGTCTGAAGCCGTAGCTGCAGGGGGTGCAATAAATTAAATCTCAGGAAGAGGACTATCTAACCCAGGGGATTAGTATTAGCTGGAAGGAGCCATACCCACGGGCCCTGGAACACATCAAAGCCAGGGGCCATCACAACCTGATCGCCCTGGCCAAGCACAAGACCGAAGCCGTCCTGGCCACGACCTGCTGGAGCCCAGTTCCCGGTGCTGACCACTACCTGCTCAACGAAAACTGGAGGCTCGAGAGGGGCGAGCTTACTTTCGTGAACGAGATCGCGATCCAGAGGCAGAACGATGTGTTGAAGATGCTGATAAAGAGGATCGGCAGCAACCTGCTCAGCGGCAAGTCGATCATGAACATCTCTCTGCCGGTGATTATCTTTGACCGGTTCTCGGACCTGGAGCGGATCGGCATCCGCAGCGTCCTGGCGGGGCACTATCTAACCCTCGCCGACCAGTCGGACCTGCCCAACAGGCTTGCTTATACCCTGATCTTCAACCTCACGAGGCTGAACGTCGGCATGATCGGGTAGAAACCGTTCAACCCCATCCTCGGCGAAACCTTCCATTGCAGTACGCCGGGGCTGGATTTCTATTCTGAGCAGATTTCGCATCATCCGCCAATATCCGCGGTCTACGGGGTGGGCAAGGGTTTTAAGTGGTATGGGTCTGACCGGCCGGAGGTGTTTCTGGGATTCAATTCTGCGACCGGGCACAACTCCAACCCTAATTTCGTGGAATTCGAGAGCGGTGGGAAAGTGACTTTTTACAGTGCTGGGTTCATCTTCTCAGGCACGGTGTATGGCAACCGGAGTGTGAACCACGAGGGCCGGTTCTTCTCGATCGACGAGGAGACCAGCACTGTGTGCGAGATCGGGGTG
This genomic interval carries:
- the LOC127594999 gene encoding nicotinamidase-like, giving the protein MRTALIVVDVQNDFCEGGALAVPRASRAIANIKDLIARSRFTLTVHTRDFHPPDHISFAANHKGGQPFTSIKHDSLGTIDLWPYVVSKGTNASEEAYSGFGTAASPTELDSLLRQHAIERVVVVGLAYDYCVAATARDAALLGFKTVILEDCSAGVSPDPASTRQQLTQQGVLHSSWSHFCDC